The Engystomops pustulosus chromosome 4, aEngPut4.maternal, whole genome shotgun sequence genome contains a region encoding:
- the SPG21 gene encoding maspardin: MGAIKISPDYNWFRSTVPLKRIIVDDDDSKVWSLYDAGPRSVRCPIIFLPPVSGTADVFFHQILALTGWGYRVIALQYPVYWDHLEFCDGFRKLLDDLHLDKVHLFGASLGGFLAQKFAEYTHKSPRVESLILCNAFSDTSIFNQTWTANSFWLMPAFMLKKILLGNFSSGPVDPVMADAIDFMVDRLESLNQSELASRLTLNCQNSYVEPHKIRDIAVTIMDVFDQSALSTDAKEEMYKLYPNARRAHLKTGGNFPYLCRSAEVNLYVQIHLRQFHGTRYAAIDPAMVSAEELEVQKGNLQPSEEPKETEAVP; this comes from the exons ATGGGAGCCATCAAGATCTCCCCGGACTACAACTGGTTCCGCAGCACCGTCCCACTGAAGAGG ATCATTGTGGATGATGATGACAGTAAAGTGTGGTCCCTGTATGACGCTGGCCCCCGGAGTGTGCGCTGTCCCATTATATTCCTGCCTCCAGTCAGTGGCACAGCAGACGTCTTCTTCCATCAGATCCTGGCGCTGACCGGCTGGGGATACAGAGTCATCGCT CTACAGTACCCTGTATATTGGGATCATCTAGAATTCTGTGATGGATTTCGTAAGCTTCTGGATGATCTGCACCTGGATAAG GTTCACTTGTTTGGAGCATCACTTGGAGGTTTTCTGGCCCAGAAATTTGCAGAATACACGCACAAGTCTCCCAGAGTCGAGTCTCTCATCCTGTGCAATGCCTTCAGTGATACATCCATATTCAACCAAACATGGACAGCAAACAG ctTCTGGCTCATGCCTGCATTTATGCTCAAGAAGATTCTCCTGGGGAATTTTTCTTCTGGCCCTGTGGATCCGGTAATGGCCGATGCCATTGACTTCATGGTAGACCGG CTGGAAAGTCTCAACCAAAGTGAGCTTGCATCTCGTCTCACCTTGAATTGCCAGAACTCATACGTTGAGCCACACAAAATCCGGGACATCGCTGTCACCATAATGGAC GTATTCGATCAGAGCGCTCTCTCAACAGATGCCAAAGAAGAAATGTACAAGCTGTACCCTAATGCAAGGAGGGCACACCTGAAAACTGGGGGGAACTTTCCATATTTGTGCAGGAGTGCTGAAGTcaacctctatgtacag ATTCACCTGCGTCAGTTCCATGGCACCAGGTACGCAGCGATAGACCCGGCTATGGTGAGCGCAGAGGAACTGGAGGTACAGAAAGGAAACCTTCAACCAAGTGAAGAACCTAAGGAGACTGAAGCAGTACCATAA